A stretch of the Paenibacillus dendritiformis genome encodes the following:
- a CDS encoding extracellular solute-binding protein, whose protein sequence is MRRQRIWISAVAVITALSLIGCSGAKSGQGTESGEGDGKQLRQLMPFDRFEPNGDPVAQYLKEKTGYTVKYEMLPAENADEKLNLLMANKESYDILKLAPAQYYQLVSSGALEPLDDLIEKYGTNMKQVIGPDSWVSAQYEGKTYAIPETGGGNGAASYALVVRKDWLDELNLKVPTNLDELVTVLKAFKEKKNVIPLTGGKAPVNPDIASVFGLTTAWLERDGKIIHSVEAPEMKEYLAFMSKLYQEGLIDSEWGINTADKSIEKMASGKAAMYSPGWWVAPNLVNALAKNFPEAKLEIMPVLKDKAGVARVGSAGNTTNYYIAVPKFSKNKEEAVKWLDLKFDKDIFKGIAIGEEGVHHTFENGVYTPIMPKFADERSNASAFLTGVDETNYPTYWQARLKKNPVVENYFATFKKNAEGLIVIDPMSSAPPIPDISKNLQRLNKFQEDTFINFISGADPLDNYDQFLAEWRAQGGEAMVKAANEWYASKG, encoded by the coding sequence ATGCGGCGTCAACGGATTTGGATTTCGGCCGTGGCGGTCATCACTGCATTGTCGCTTATCGGCTGCAGCGGCGCCAAGTCGGGCCAAGGGACAGAAAGCGGGGAAGGGGACGGCAAGCAGCTCCGCCAGCTGATGCCCTTCGATCGGTTCGAGCCGAACGGGGACCCGGTCGCCCAGTATTTGAAGGAGAAGACCGGCTATACGGTCAAATACGAAATGCTGCCGGCGGAGAACGCCGACGAGAAGCTGAACCTGCTTATGGCGAACAAGGAGTCGTACGACATTTTGAAGCTGGCACCCGCGCAATATTACCAGCTCGTGTCTTCCGGAGCGCTGGAGCCGCTCGATGATCTGATCGAGAAGTACGGCACGAACATGAAGCAGGTGATCGGGCCGGATTCGTGGGTCAGCGCGCAATATGAAGGCAAAACGTATGCCATCCCGGAGACCGGCGGCGGCAATGGCGCGGCATCGTATGCGCTCGTCGTGCGCAAGGATTGGCTCGATGAGCTGAATCTGAAGGTGCCGACCAATCTTGACGAGCTCGTCACGGTGCTGAAGGCATTCAAGGAGAAGAAGAATGTGATCCCGCTGACGGGCGGCAAAGCTCCCGTGAATCCGGACATCGCCAGCGTATTCGGCTTGACGACAGCCTGGTTGGAACGGGACGGCAAAATCATCCATTCCGTCGAAGCGCCGGAGATGAAGGAGTACCTGGCCTTCATGAGCAAGCTGTACCAAGAGGGGCTGATCGACTCGGAATGGGGCATCAACACGGCAGACAAATCCATCGAGAAGATGGCGAGCGGGAAGGCGGCCATGTACAGCCCGGGATGGTGGGTCGCTCCGAATCTCGTGAACGCCCTGGCCAAAAACTTCCCGGAGGCGAAGCTGGAGATCATGCCCGTCCTGAAAGACAAAGCGGGCGTGGCGCGGGTAGGATCGGCCGGCAATACGACCAACTATTATATCGCGGTGCCGAAGTTTTCGAAGAATAAGGAAGAAGCCGTCAAGTGGCTCGATCTGAAGTTCGATAAGGATATCTTCAAAGGCATTGCCATCGGGGAAGAAGGAGTTCACCATACGTTCGAGAACGGGGTGTACACGCCGATTATGCCGAAGTTCGCGGACGAGCGCAGCAATGCAAGCGCCTTCCTGACGGGCGTGGACGAGACCAATTATCCGACGTATTGGCAGGCGCGCCTCAAGAAAAATCCGGTTGTGGAAAACTATTTCGCCACCTTCAAGAAAAATGCGGAGGGCTTGATCGTTATCGATCCGATGAGCTCGGCGCCGCCGATTCCGGACATCTCCAAAAACCTGCAGCGGCTGAACAAATTCCAGGAGGACACGTTCATCAACTTCATCAGCGGGGCGGACCCGCTGGACAATTATGATCAATTCCTCGCGGAATGGCGTGCCCAGGGGGGCGAAGCGATGGTGAAGGCCGCCAACGAATGGTACGCTTCCAAGGGCTGA
- a CDS encoding FAD-dependent oxidoreductase encodes MTQRQLEWEADLVIIGGGMGGCAAALAACRLGKTVLLTEETARIGGQLTSQLVPPDEHPWIERFGSTDTYRQFRHAVRQYYRDHLPLNARARSDERLNPGNGIVSRLCHDPRVGLHVLEAMLFPYVHSGHLAIRTGCRPIGAEVEGDRIRAVTVRDAQGDDYVCTGAYFLDATECGDLLALSGTEYVTGAESQRETGEPHAVPGPAEPQNMQGITYCFAAEYAEGEDHTIEKPERYEFWRRYQPSFWPDRLLSWTGVQPATLKPVRYSLFGEPGAFPLFHYRQITDPALYDPASGAVPNPVTIINWPENDYWLGSVIDVSEAERERHLRDAKQLSLSLLYWLQTEAPRSDGGCGYPGLRLRHDIAGTADGLAMYPYIRESRRIRAEFTVLEQHVSTEYRAGRPAEPFADSVGVGCYRIDLHPSTGGNNYIDISSLPFQIPLGSLLPVRMDNLLPACKNIGTTHITNGCYRLHPVEWNIGEAAGALASYALDHGIAPRAVRSGPDHLAAFQRQLQQLGVELQWPSIYPV; translated from the coding sequence CTGCCGCTTGGGCAAGACGGTGCTGCTGACGGAAGAGACCGCCCGCATCGGCGGCCAACTGACCAGCCAGCTCGTCCCGCCGGACGAGCATCCCTGGATTGAGCGATTCGGATCCACGGATACCTACCGTCAGTTCCGCCATGCGGTCAGACAGTACTACCGGGATCACTTGCCGCTGAACGCGAGAGCGCGTTCCGACGAACGGCTGAACCCCGGCAACGGCATCGTAAGCCGCCTCTGTCACGATCCGCGCGTCGGGCTGCATGTGCTAGAAGCGATGCTGTTCCCGTATGTGCACAGCGGGCATCTGGCCATTCGCACCGGCTGCCGCCCGATCGGCGCCGAGGTCGAGGGCGACCGCATTCGCGCAGTCACGGTGCGGGATGCTCAGGGCGATGACTATGTGTGCACGGGAGCCTATTTTCTCGACGCGACCGAGTGCGGAGATCTGCTTGCCCTGTCCGGGACCGAATACGTCACCGGCGCGGAGTCCCAGCGCGAGACCGGGGAGCCGCATGCCGTTCCCGGGCCGGCCGAGCCGCAAAATATGCAGGGCATTACGTACTGCTTCGCCGCCGAGTACGCCGAAGGCGAAGACCATACGATCGAGAAGCCCGAACGCTACGAATTCTGGCGCCGGTATCAGCCATCGTTCTGGCCCGATCGCCTGCTGAGCTGGACCGGCGTTCAACCGGCCACCTTGAAGCCGGTTCGATATTCGCTCTTTGGCGAGCCGGGAGCCTTCCCGCTGTTCCATTACCGCCAGATCACCGATCCGGCCCTGTACGATCCGGCGTCTGGCGCCGTTCCGAACCCCGTCACGATCATCAACTGGCCGGAGAACGACTATTGGCTCGGCTCCGTCATCGATGTTAGCGAGGCGGAACGAGAACGCCATCTGCGGGATGCGAAGCAGCTCAGCCTCTCGCTGCTGTACTGGCTTCAGACGGAAGCGCCGCGGAGCGACGGCGGCTGCGGTTATCCGGGCTTGCGGCTGCGGCATGATATCGCGGGAACGGCGGACGGCCTGGCGATGTATCCGTATATTCGGGAATCGCGGCGCATCCGGGCCGAGTTCACTGTCCTGGAGCAGCATGTCTCCACCGAATACCGCGCGGGCCGCCCGGCCGAACCGTTCGCGGACTCGGTCGGCGTCGGCTGCTACCGCATCGATCTTCATCCTTCGACAGGCGGGAACAATTATATCGACATATCGTCCTTGCCGTTCCAGATTCCGCTGGGCAGCCTCCTGCCTGTCCGGATGGACAATCTGCTGCCGGCGTGCAAGAACATCGGCACCACCCATATCACCAACGGCTGCTACCGCCTGCACCCAGTGGAGTGGAATATCGGGGAAGCGGCCGGCGCGCTGGCATCGTATGCCCTCGACCACGGGATTGCTCCGCGCGCGGTGCGAAGCGGCCCGGATCATCTGGCGGCGTTCCAGCGCCAGCTCCAGCAGCTCGGGGTGGAGCTGCAGTGGCCGTCCATCTATCCGGTGTAA